The following coding sequences lie in one Streptomyces albofaciens JCM 4342 genomic window:
- the argJ gene encoding bifunctional glutamate N-acetyltransferase/amino-acid acetyltransferase ArgJ, with protein sequence MSVTAAKGFSAAGIAAGIKENGNPDLALVVNNGPRLAAAGVFTSNRVKAAPVLWSEQVLKGGRVSAVVLNSGGANACTGPEGFQDTHATAEKAAEVLKGHSAGEIAVASTGLIGVRLPMDKLLPGIEKAAVELSVHGGEKAAIAIKTTDSVHKTAVAGGDGWTVGGMAKGAGMLAPGLATMLVVLTTDADLEAPVLDRALREATRTTFDRVDSDGCMSTNDTVLLLASGASGEVPEYDAFADAVRTVCDDLARQLIGDAEGATKDIRIEVVNAASEDDAVEVGRSIARNNLLKCAIHGEDPNWGRVLSAIGTTSAAFDPDRLNVAINDVWVCRNGSVGEDRDLVDMRYREVRITADLSAGTESAVIWANDLTADYVHENSAYSS encoded by the coding sequence GTGAGCGTCACGGCAGCCAAGGGTTTCTCGGCGGCGGGCATCGCCGCCGGGATCAAGGAGAACGGGAACCCGGACCTCGCCCTGGTGGTGAACAACGGGCCGCGACTGGCCGCCGCCGGCGTCTTCACCAGCAACCGTGTCAAGGCCGCCCCGGTCCTGTGGTCCGAGCAGGTCCTCAAGGGCGGCCGGGTCTCGGCCGTGGTGCTGAACTCCGGCGGGGCCAACGCCTGCACCGGCCCCGAGGGCTTCCAGGACACCCACGCCACCGCCGAGAAGGCCGCCGAGGTGCTCAAGGGGCACAGCGCGGGGGAGATCGCCGTCGCCTCGACCGGGCTGATCGGGGTGCGGCTGCCGATGGACAAGCTGCTGCCGGGCATCGAGAAGGCCGCCGTCGAGCTGAGCGTGCACGGCGGGGAGAAGGCCGCGATCGCGATCAAGACCACCGACAGTGTGCACAAGACCGCGGTGGCCGGCGGGGACGGCTGGACGGTCGGCGGGATGGCCAAGGGCGCGGGGATGCTCGCGCCGGGGCTGGCCACCATGCTGGTCGTGCTGACCACCGACGCGGACCTGGAGGCGCCGGTCCTGGACCGGGCGCTGCGGGAGGCGACGCGCACGACGTTCGACCGGGTCGACTCCGACGGCTGCATGTCCACGAACGACACGGTGCTGCTGCTGGCCTCCGGGGCGTCCGGGGAGGTGCCGGAGTACGACGCGTTCGCGGACGCGGTCCGTACCGTCTGCGACGATCTGGCACGGCAGCTCATCGGCGACGCGGAGGGCGCGACCAAGGACATCCGCATCGAGGTCGTGAACGCGGCGAGCGAGGACGACGCGGTCGAGGTGGGCCGGTCCATCGCCCGGAACAACCTCCTGAAGTGCGCCATTCATGGTGAGGACCCGAACTGGGGGCGGGTGCTGTCCGCCATCGGCACCACCTCCGCCGCCTTCGACCCGGACCGGCTGAACGTCGCCATCAACGACGTGTGGGTGTGCAGGAACGGGTCGGTGGGCGAGGACCGGGACCTGGTCGACATGCGCTACCGGGAGGTACGGATCACCGCCGACCTCAGCGCCGGCACCGAGTCCGCGGTCATCTGGGCCAACGACCTCACCGCCGACTACGTCCACGAGAACAGCGCGTACTCGTCATGA